In Glycine max cultivar Williams 82 chromosome 10, Glycine_max_v4.0, whole genome shotgun sequence, the DNA window taaaaaaataatttgataacaCATAAccttatatatatactaataaaatttaacatatttaaaaatataattatgaatttatttaaaattttaaatatataacatttttttcaaaatttaatataaacaacattaaattaaaatttaaaatatatatcattattgtATAATAAAGACATAATCTATTACACACAAATTAGTCTCGAATAAACATGTTAAATCTAAGAttcaattagataaaaaaattaacatatacataattaaaaattaaatcaaaattataaatctttttataattatgagAATTAAGGAAgaccaaaattacaaatcaTGAATTCAAAtgggattaaaattataattcagaaaaaaaatctatcaaGTTGGCAATTAAATTGAAATCCTAGCATATTTGATGGTTTAACTAAAGTTGATGACTTGTGTTCTTTTAACAGAATGAAACTGAAGTTAATGTCTCCATACCCAAGTCCAATTCAGCTCCTGCAAATGAATCTGATGAATCTCACCCAAGAGAGAAGCAGAAAAGAAAACCCAGTTTCTTAGATAGAACTGAAGTTGTTCTAGCACAAGCTCGAGCTACAATCAGAGAAGCCAAAAATTGGAATCTTACACAAGATTCAGATTATGTTCCAATAGGTCCGATGTATTGGAATGCTAAGGAATTTCACAGGTACATAATGCACTACTTTTTCTCTCTGAACTGTTTAATTATTATCCTTTTaacttttcttctttcaaaTTCCCCCTTGTTCTTCATAATGACGAATTACAAATATGCATTATAATGTTATACATGTCTCCCAATCCATACGTCAAATTGGCACAACCAATTCCTTCAATACCACAAGCATGGAAAATATCAAGGGTCCTAGACCATTAGGTAATCATGATTTCGACCAATCTTAATTTGTAACcgaattttattaactttttctcatacataaaaaaatttggcCATGTATCCTGAATAAATTGTTCAAAATCATGCACATGTAGTGGTCTACCACCATCTAATAATTTCTCCATAAGTATAGCAAGTGAACAATGTTACATGCAATTTTGAGttatatacattttaatttcattacaaATCACTTATCAATCACCATCTCTTCAAAAAATTGATACAATAGGAGCTACTTAGAAATGGAGAAACAATTCAAAGTATTTGTCTATGAAGAGGGGGAGCTTCCAGTTTTCCATGATGGACCATGCAGCAGCATATACTCCACAGAGGGGAGCTTCATCCATGCTATTGAAATGAATGAGCATTTTCGAACAAGAGATCCCAAGAAAGCAAATgtgtttttccttccttttagcATAGCATGGATGGTTCGATATGTGTACATAAGGAATTCATACGATTTTGGCCCCATAAAAAGAACTGTCAGGGACTATGTCAATGTCATTGCTACAAGATACCCCTATTGGAATCGAAGCCTCGGAGCTGATCACTTCATGCTctcttgccatgattgggtGAACATCTTACTACCACTAAGTTCATAATCCCTACATTATTCATTTAAAAGGCATTAGTAATAGGCTGCATTATCCATATATATAGTCTTTATATggtcaatcaataaaaatttattttaggtatgatttttaaaatgattgttatacaaatttaaaaacttatcatACATGCTTGCTAGTTTGTGATTAAATGATAGTATAAGAAACCTTTATGTTGTGCATATAATATCTACTAATTTGATGTATGAAAATGTTGTTCTATTGTCTCATTTGTGTATAGGGGCCAGAGACTTCAAAATCCATACCTTACTTGCGTAAGAACTCTATTCGTGTACTTTGCAATGCCAACACCTCTGAAGGATTCGACCCTATAAAGGATGCTTCATTTCCTGAAATTAATCTCCAACCTGGTTTAAAAGATAGCTTCGTTGGTGGACCGCCTGCATCTAAACGTTCAATTTTGGCCTTCTTTGCTGGGGGGAATCATGGCCCCATTAGGCCAATTCTTCTTGAGCATTGGGAAAACAAGGATGAAGATATTCAAGTTCACAAGTACCTCCCAAAGGGTGTTTCTTACTATGGCATGCTGAGGAATAGCAAGTTTTGCCTTTGTCCTAGTGGGTATGAGGTGGCTAGCCCTAGAGTGGTGGAGGCAATTTACACAGGGTGTGTTCCTGTGCTCATTTCGGAGCACTATGTTCCTCCTTTTAGTGACGTTTTGAATTGGAAGATGTTTTCAGTTAATGTTTCAGTGAAAGAAATTCCCAACTTGAAGGACATTTTGACGAGTATTTCTCCAAGGCAGTATATAAGAATGCAAAAAAGAGTGGGACAAATTCGGAGACACTTTGAGGTACATTCTCCACCCAAGCGATACGATGTGTTTCATATGATACTTCATTCTGTGTGGCTTAGGAGACTCAACTTCAGAGTCCATGATGATATCAATGATTTTTTAAGTGgcaataattgataaattactTCATACGGATTCTCTTTGGCAATATTGTAAAATCCATAGGCAAGAAAAATACAACTATTTAAATTTAGGTGTGATCTTTTTACATTTAtcctacatttttttatcacatcatatgcatattatttcttttttcgtttcattttttctttctatagtCAGAAGgtgaatattaaaataaaattcttgtaCATAGTGAAATTAAGgaaatacatataaatatacCTAAATATATACGTGAATAGTGAAAACATAGATGAGTTTTGAGTTTGAATTTATTTTCACATACCTTGTCTCTTTACATGAAATTTCAACCAAATCTTTTCATACAAATATACATGAATTTATTCTCAGTTATCTTGCCTTGTTGATTTAAAAGGATAGgtcttttttttcactttttcccCCTATAAATACATGTCCTGAACATACAATATTGACTTTCAGTTTACATGCTTGTGaagtttgagagaaaaaaaaaggagggaaatataattaatatccaaCAATCTGAAAAATCTAAGACATTTAAATGGCTTCAAATTGATCAGGAAGCAATCGCATCAAGAGATAGTATCATTGACCATTTCGAATCATGTTGATGTCCTAATTCATTCAATTTTGATATCCAAAAAATccaacacaaacaaattatctCAGTTCTCATACATGTAGTAAGATTCATGTGAACttttaaaacataccttttaGGTGAGTATtaacaaaattcattttaaaataaatttcgaagtaaattgatttatgtttgaatataGTCATTCTAAAAATAAGTTTACAATAAAACTCaatgtaattattatttatttaactcaAAGTTAATTCAACTTagttaaatttatcataattcGTATTTACTCATAATTATGTTACTGATGtttcaatataaatttaaaggatctaacatgaatttaaatatatacataatcattttattcattaaacGTTTAATGTTATGtaataaattgattattttaaattttaaatcattagaaaataattttatatatttacttatagtttcttatctttctttacTATTTTGTCAACAACATAACAAAAAGAACCAAAACCAAGCAGCTAAATTTATGAATGAAAAGTGTTAATGATCAATTTTTAGTCGTTATTATGGGACTAAACAATTTGGAAAAAGAAGGCAGTTATGTTAACGCTAAAAAAAATTGCCGTTTGTGTCGATGATTATTCCTGCTGACGGTCATCGCCTGGTGTAGGCTTAATATGTTTGGATTTCGATTTGGTCCAACATCAAGGCCCAACACCAAATAGCCCTCATCAGAAGGGAAATTTGAAATTGGAACAATTACTAGGTGATTTCACAGCATGATAGGAATCTATCAATGCCTAATGAATTCAAAGATTTTATTTGTAATGGATGAAAGATCCATTGAGAAGAGTAAgcgctaaaagaaaaaaaaaagatttttcaaagcTTAGCTGTAGAGATGttcacatttttaaaattggatAAATTCCGTTCAAAAAAGGATTGGATAAATTCAACCCATAGTTTAAAAATCTGGTTCGACTCCGTCGGTTGGGTCGGTCCAACCGGGATTCAGTGGCATAATTGAGTCGGTTTGGTTATTGGATTGGTCATGCATCTGGCCTAAGATGACCCGGCTGGTTTGGGGTAAATCGGCAATCCGGGCTGGTTTTTAAACCCGTTTCGCGTAAAAAATGaaactctcaaaaaaaaaaaaaactcgggACTTGTGTAATtgtatcattaaattattatttgtgaacttgtgttatcaactttaatacttcaattattattttgaattttggagtatgaatgaatttttcttaatcaaataatgttagttatatacttatataatatatatatatatatatatatatatatatatatatatatatatatataattttaaattttttaatatgtacgGGATAAAATCGATTGGACCACTGAGTGTCTCAACCGAGTTAATGACTGAACCGAGTTTCATAACTTTCATTCAACcaactaaaagataatttagaGAGCACAACCAGCCTAACACTCTTTGTACTTAAGATGTATTTGTAGATTTTTAAGGTTATTTGAATGGAATAAATTTTGGGATAAAGAATCACTTAAGAcccatttttctaatttttcatgaattattgtatttaattttgatgtaatAAGTTCAAGTGACTTTTGATATGTTTTAAgtcaattttcatgattttaaagCTTCCTAAAGCAATTAAATGggttagtgaaatttttttctagcAAAAATTTCTTAGTAGAATGTTTAAAGGAAAACCTAACCTGTGTACATCAAAAGCAAGTTGAATTGAAatgaaatcagatttttttttcttttgtgaaaatttcttttagttattggataaataattaaatatatataatcttataaagataatttataataatgaaatttatcactcatcttttaatttattttgtgattGTGACGttgtatctttttttaaaagaaaactaaaaaccaCTTTCATAAGTATAAATTCTTCAAGACAATCCTATTCTTTTTTGTGTTCGTATCATGATGATCAAACACATATAGCAATGGAtttgaacaaaacaaaaatattcaaaattcagAGAGAGTTCAACATAGATAATCTAACACAAAACATGTTGTTGGGTGGTCGGCATGGACATGTGAGAGGGTTCGTTGCGGTGGCAACGACAATGAGTGGATAACCTGTGGCAAACTCAAAAACCTGCAAGGCAATGGCGATTTagagaagatgaagatgaatagAGTGAAGATGGAGAGAGAGATTTGTGCCTCTCAATGACAACACAGTGATGGTGAGGTCGGGGTTTCGCGTTGGCAATGTGAGGGACAGAGAGTCACAATCAGGGCTCGTGAGTGTTGATGTCGATAGGTTTCCTTGCAAAcactacttaaaaaaaaacccattttACGACACACATTTCACATTGGTCATAATAAATCCATCGTAGTACGATAACCggtggcattttcataaatatgTTACATTTTAAGTGCCATGTGCACGGCGCATGACTGATACAAAGACATTGATTGAGAAGACCGTCTTAATAGGTTACAGAGCAGGTAATCTAAGATGGTGTATTTGTAAACACCGtcttagaaattttaaatatcaatgATGTTTTTATACACCCACCGTTGTTAACATTGAGGTTTATATACCACTTTTGGGCGCTAAGTGATGAACACTCCTACCTCGCTCGAGCTCCCTCCCCGTTTGTCTGAAATTTCTACTGTGACCTCTCCGTGACCTTTACCGTTTGCCTGCATCTCCATCGCACCACCGTGACCTCGGCTAAAGGAAGGTAGCATACATTGTCGCGCGTCCTTGGTCTCTGCGTCACGTCTTGTCGCGCCACCGCAAGCTACGGTGTTTCCCTTTTCAGAGTTGTCGTGCCCTACAACTGCTCTTCAAGGTAAGCTTGTCGGTGTTTGAAATTTCTTCTTTGGTGTTGAAGAAGTAATTATTAAAGGTTTAGTGAAGTTGGAATGTTCTAACTAGCTTGTTGTGCAATTTTTGCCATGCCCTAACAAAGTAATGTTTGAATGTATGCGTTTAGGAACCCATTAAGATAATGCTTTCGTGTTTATGCTCCCTAGTGTTCTTTGCCTTTTCTTCTTTGGTGTTGAAGAAATTAGTATTAAGGGTTTAGTGAAGTTGAAATGTTCTAACTTGTTGTGGAATTATTGACTTTCCCTAAGAATCAATTTGACTTGCGCTTAGCTTGTTGGAAACTTCAATCAGTAGATAGATTCAAATCTCTTGTTTGAAGTATTTCTTCAGCCTGTTGCATGTGTTACTTGGAGTAGAAAAAGTACGACAATTGACATGAACTTTGAATAAGAGTTAGCTTCCTAAGAGAACCTTGTGAGTATGTGTTGACCTTTTATCCTTGTAAATGCATCTAAAGTATGCTTGGTAATTGTACATGCCTACAAATTAGAGTTATAATGTAACTGTTAATGAATTTATACTACTACTTATTTCTTAACATGAAATACCACTTCCCTGAGCCTGTAACAAAGAGTATACCTAGGATTTTGGTCGTTGATTTTAACTATGGCTGATGGTGGAAGACGACCTGTGTTGATTGCATGCACTGCTGAGAAGAGAGGAAACATGTGTAGTCACCTGCGATGAGTTAGAACCTCATGAACCTCTTGTGCAGTTAAGACACCCTTAATGGAAGAAAAATGGATACACAGGGACACAGGAATAAGTAACACTAATGAATGTCTAATGCATGAATCATTATGGTATGATgctctttgttttaatttgttgtaGGAAGAGCCTTCAACGAATATAGAAATTTACTCTTAGTTTGATAGTTTAATTTTTGAAGctaaattttgttataaaactatacttttctacttttcatttttatcaaaatcGTTTACATATTTATACTCATTGAAAATGTGCGTCTAGTATCAAGTAGTTTGGTATTGTAAGTTTCATCTATGTACCTGCAATTTCTGGCCTTGAGGCATCTCTTcttcaagctcatcaaaagtctTGCATAAAAAGAAGCACTTAAATGGGATATAAGTTTATTAACTATATTTTCCTTTACTCATCAAAGCATTGTGgaccaaaagagaaaaaacagaCCTCTTCCCTCCATTTCTGGCATAAGCATCGATAACTTTCCTATTTCTCCCACCCACTGCCACAAATAATATGGTTTTAAATGAAACCAGGATATATCCAACTGTTGTTTCACTAAATTTCTCCAATTGATGAGTGCAAATCTATGATCAAACAGTTTGATTTGAATGGGGATGGTGTCCTAAGCTTTGAAGAATTCAGAATTATTATGTAGTGAGGcatgtatatataaatgttgATTCTGTATAGtgtgtatttgaaatttgattgatttatttGCACATACTATGCATAACACTATAACTCCTATGATAGTACTATTTTAGCTGCTTCTTGATAGTGATGAAAATAACTATCGGATTTTGCCCCAACTGtgatatttcaataattattcaAGTGTTCCTAATGAGAGTTGTGCCCTAACTATGCCCCAACTGATTTCTTCACTTCCAACATAGAACAAAACATCACTTTCCTTGTCTGACAAACACACACTATGAAGGCAGGTTTCCTGATTTGGCTGTTTCTGACACTGGCAGTCATCATTAACTAAACAAGGACTAAACCCATGTTCCAAATTCTTCTTTGGACACTTAACAAAATAACCAGCACAATCCATTGAACACACACCAACTAACTCACCATCCCTCCTCTCAAACCTCAACCACACATACATCACTAGGGGCAAGGTTTGCTACTAATGAGGTTGAGTTGTTGTTGGTAGTTCTGGATTTGGTTTTTGACCATGATGGTAACATGATTTTGTTTCTGTTAAGGTAGTTGTGAGGTTTGGTGGTAGCAGCCACTGAGGCTTTGCTGCTATTGCCATGATTTGTTTCTGATGAAGAAGAACTGAGAGCATGAACCTCGGTGCTCTTGAAACGTTCAGTTAGCTTGAAACCACGCATCTGTGATCACTTATGCGTACTTTGATTTCAACCCCTTCTGCATAAGTGCTGAACTTTGAATATACATAAACATGGGGTGTGAACCTTTGAGTGAAGGAActtcattttgttattttgtagtttctgcaacatatatatatagtctcAAATTAAACATGTTAGGTGTATGTAGTAACTCTGAGCACAGTCAAATTATTAGATAATATACAATGATGATAGTctcaagtaaattaaaaaagtttaatacgTGTTGATGTATGCATCATAGAGGACTGTGGTAAAGGATTAAAGGGGAAAAGAAAGTTAATAGATATAACTTTCTGCTTCAttcattcatatttaatttgttatttacatatttatattaattttttatcgtAACTGAATGCAATTCTGttatgacagaatttgtttgCTGCCTAGTGGAATTAAGAAGTTTATGGAATTGCTTGTAACTGTGCGTTGGTAATGGCTCCCGGCTGCTGATACATTATCCCGACTTTGACATTTTAGATATCCTCTCGAAGGTAATTGGCGTTCGTTGTATTTCTTGTTGGCATGTTATAGTTATTGTTAACTTCTTTTATAGGGCCTGTGATGTTGTCCTGCTTCTCTGATTTGTTGTTGCTATCAATGTAacctaattaataatttgtCGTATGAGTATGTTGGTAGCTAGAATATTCTCCATTACCTGAGTTAAAGACGTTTTCTGAGTGTAGAGTATGATTAAGGTCAACACAGGGGCCCTGGTCCTGCTGTCGCTTTGGGGCTTGATGGAGAGCATAGACAGCACGGGACATAATTGAACAATTAATTAGGTGCATCACAGATAACATTTAGGTACAGGTTGTGATCAACACCTCCTCTTTGGCTTGCTTTGTTAGTTAACCTCCTTGACTCATTCAATCAATGCATAGATATAAGCGGTAGTTTGGCTTGTAGCTATTTGTTTCACCCACAAAGTTGGACCTTACACAGGGTTCATTGGATTTGTCAAATGTGCCAAACAGAAAGTAGAAACATGATGTAGGATTAATCAACAACTGAAAATggtgttttttctctttttgttgtaATCTTTAATGGATTAGCACCCAGTCCCTACACAATGTATGGGTATTTCGTATAAGGTAGCAGTAGTAAAGAGGCATAGAAGCTAAAAGTGGAAAATTAAACACTAGGATTGATAAGAGTAGGGGTCTACTGCAACAATAACCATAAAATTTAGATCTTCCAGTGCCTTATAGATAATGACAAAACAACTTGTGATTAATTTCCTGCAGCAAATGTATTATAGCTATCGCTGACCTCAACTTGTCTCCAGCCACATTCTTTAACCAATCCTTTACCATCTATCAGATTTCTTAACATGTGCCTCCTTCCACCTGCCCAAAGAGGTAGATAACTTAGCTGTCATTAATACATAACTTCcagtattgttgttgttgttgttgttgttgtcgtcgttgtcgttgttgttgttgttgtcgttgTCGTTGTCGTTGTCGttgtcgttgttgttgttgcgttgttgttgttgtcgttgttgttgttgtcgttgttgttgttgttgttgttgttgttgttgtcattgttattgttgtcgttgttgttgttgttgttgttgttgttgttgttgtttatgaATAGCATATTTAAAgtgaaaatatgttaaaaagtaattaacaaTGTATGGcctatagtataatttttttttcattttttacccgagttaaataaatttgatgtatgataataataataataataataataataataataataataataataataataataatatttacacatAGAAAGATATCTAGGATACAAAAACGCATCCTATCACATGTAAAAAAGAACAGAAAGATCAAATCCCACAATCCGATAACAGCAACTAATTGCTAGAAAACACATAACCGTATCACTATCAAAAGACCCCATCATGCTTTTAAAAGACTCCCACCATATATAGTTAAGAATCCTATACATCAAAGCTTTTAACCACACCCCTTCTAAACAATATTGTATATTCGGACCACTGAGATACCATCTTcatatcattaattttgtagCTTTCTCCAAGTAAAATGAATACTCCTACACACTTTTTCATGATTGGAAGTATGCTAAAAGAGCCCAATGCTAAATTTATCTCGCAATACCTTTGAAATACACAAAATTGAATCTAATAAAAAGTTGGCTTTGCCAAAATTCTCTTACTGCTTTATAGTTCAGTAACCCAATTCCCACAGACACAAACTCCCTCAATAATCCTCCATGCCCACCAACCATTTGATACTATGCgtgaacataaaaaatatcaccATTCAAACCGTTATCTCATCCAGACATCCCTATGCAAGCTTTGGGATTAAGAATCTGACCTGATAAAGGATGCTGCAAACCTCTGCTTTCTAGTGTTCCATTGCCAAGAAAACACATGTACATCTTCCAACATTGTGACATCAGTGTTCTGCGTTTTTTTTGCCAGCAAAATGAATACTATAAAAAgcacaaaagaaagaaggtaGTAAGAAAAAGAACTCAATTTTGATACATAAAGCAGTAACCATGACTAAAAAATTCCAAAGAGCTTAAaaggaggaaaaagaaagagcaaATTGTCATGGTTACACGTTCATCTACCAGCACATCCCTGATATCCATTTTAGAGAAAGGCAAACCCTTGAATTCCGAGACCAAACAAGatgatgtaaaatatatttaagatggAATACTTTGGaaatcaagtcaagttgaagcggCAACTATTAACTATTATCAACCAGAACATAGAGCTCAAGTATATTTGTAAATAACTAAAAGGAGAACAGAGATGGCCATTTACAGGAGGAAGTGAGAGAGTGACACACATGATACACACAAAGAAACTATTAACAAAAGATACAGCGATCTCACAAGACATTAAagcataaaattataatgacaGCAACGACAAAATGCCAGATAtgtaatttaaataatcaaCAACTACTAATCTTGCAAAATAATCTTACATCTTGGATCATACTAAAAACATCCTTGATAGCCAGGGGTATGATACCAGGAGAATTTTGGTCTCCCTGCACattattattgaaaacaaaattagatTTTAGAGACATAACTGGAAACATCATGCCTATACAGAAAGTATAAATTAGATAATGCAGTAAAAAGGCATAAAGTATTTTAAGACAAAACCAAGCAACATGACAAAGTAAAATGTGGTAAGACTGTAAACAGAACTATAAGTTAATCAAGCATTAGCAAGCAAAAGCATGCTACAACGACACCATAAAGAAGGCCTCAAACTGGGAGAGGAGCATGAGCTACCCTCTGGGCTCATCTGCATGGCCATGTCCCTCCTTGAAAGAGCAGGAGATACATTGGTGCCTGCATCTTTGAAACCATCAAGCTTTCCCCTATAAGTTGGAACCAACATAAAATATGACACATCATAAGCACAAAagtatacttttaaaattacataagaAAATCATCTCATCATTATGGATACAATTGTCACCCATTAACGCACATCATTAGTGTTATCAACTAAAACTGGCCTGCTCAGCAAACCCGATCACAATTCTCATATTACAATTTAAGTTCATGATTTAAGTGATGCTTCTTGAATTGAAGTAGCAACAGGAGAAtttaagtgaaaagaaaaaaaaacttgggattgaagaatgagagaaaaaatcGAAAGGCTTCTGATTGATTAAATACCTTTCTCCATAAGTCAATACCTGCCTTCCTATATCCTCTGATGCAATCATCTGCAAAAGCAATGAGTTTTGAAACACATGACGAACTATATGAAATCAAACCAACCCAATTCCCCTTTCTAGATGTGACAAAGCGTGTAGAGAAATCCAAAATAGATCATAATATAGAAGGAAGCAAAGATACAAGAGagacaaattattttgaattcagGTGCGGAGGCAAGGGTAAATGAAAGAAATCCCATATCATGCAAACTACCAGTGCGAGTTAGAGAGAGCATACTCTAGACTCTAAATTCATTAGAACTGCAAACTTCGTCGATACCTTGGCACAATCAAGCTGTACCTATGTAACTGCCATTGCAGGAAGCCCATATTTAATTTGGCACATATCAGGATTCACAGCAAGAGACAAAAAGCAACGTAGATTTAATCCATGGGGAAGGTGACCTTGAGTTCTTGAAATACAATCACGACCAGATAAAATAGCTTCATAGCAAGgaaaatcaataaaaagagtcaaaaaaaataaaaacattggcTTCATTAACCCACCATCTAAAACTCCGAGTGACCACTTTCCAGCAAACAACAACACAATTGATTCCCGACTACACATTCCTTAAAATGATCACAGGAAactaatatatttcatttttctcattgtcATTCACTTCACCACCCTTCTTCCTAGCCTTCATTCTCGACAACATCATCTTTTACCcaaaaatttttttaaaaaaagttaactcAAATGAAATAGAACATTATCgagaattttttattgaaataaaaaatcaaacacataaaattaataaactatataacaaaatttcataattaaaaataaaaggattgaTAGATTGAGTACCTGGTAATGTTGGAAATGAAATTTAGGTCTGCGAATTTAATCCATGGACACCCACCTTTCACTTCACCACCATTCTTCCCAGCCTCCATTCTCGACAACATCATCTTTTACCCCAAAAAAAAGTGAACTCAAATGAAACAAAACAATATCgagaattttttattgaaataaaaaatcaaacacataaaattaataaattatatagaaaaatttgataattaaaactaTTAGACACACAATAAACTCACctgtttaaaattattgaatttgctcaattttaagaaaaaacatcttttaagtTTCCAAAATCCAATCTCTTGTAAGCCTCATgatcatttaattaataaacaccTAGAAGTCCAAGTTCAATCTCAAATATCTGCTCCAGGATAATCCCCGAATCCCAATCCAACCAACAAAAATAAGCAAATGGATTCATGGCTATTAAATCATCCAGCCTAAAATATACAATTTccaaaaagagaatgaaaagaaaaaggaaaaaacttaCCAGACTTCATATCCACCCTATCAACCTTCCCATATCGGCTAAAAAGTCGCTCGAGCTCTGACTGTCGGGCATCATATTCAAAATTTCCACAGAAAATAGGCCTCATTTTCCCTGAACACAAGTTAAGAAACACTCAACACTCAAATTCACCCTGTGCAAAATGGATAAGCATAACTGCGCAGAAAAAGATTCATGCCTCCTCTCTTGTAAACCCCTCTTAAGAAGCACCCTGAATTTCTCCCACCAGCTAGAGGTCCATTGGTTATCAGAGCCTATCAGGCATAAATAATAGTGTCATTTAATTAGCCATGGTGTTGTGCATATATAACTAACACTGTTTAACATACATTATTCAATACTTACGTCTAGGTGTTCCTGATGTAAAAGCTGACGGATGACTGCTATTTTGGTGAATGTCTTCTTTAAGAGCAGGATATAAGTTCTTCTTAAACGATGAAATTAGGGACTCATGGTGGTCTATTTGATCATCATGTTTGACATAAGCAACTACGCCTGCCAAACCACAACATCTAAAGTATTAGAAGGCTCTCCAGTATGTTTCTCAACAAATTGAATGCAAATTAATCCACTAATAGTTATATTTATTCCAATATTTGATTGCTTttgaataaaaggaaaaaaaagaaaaagaaaaagcaggTGCCATCTTATTTA includes these proteins:
- the LOC100779860 gene encoding probable glycosyltransferase At5g03795 codes for the protein MVGSSRWINCCAWWGSEASSTMRIFLFMVPLLVLAGFASIKGSSVYNGRDSIAKRYALSSSLITRSNFSSQTFLPPPNSSLQTIYPSSNSSLQTLHQSNETEVNVSIPKSNSAPANESDESHPREKQKRKPSFLDRTEVVLAQARATIREAKNWNLTQDSDYVPIGPMYWNAKEFHRSYLEMEKQFKVFVYEEGELPVFHDGPCSSIYSTEGSFIHAIEMNEHFRTRDPKKANVFFLPFSIAWMVRYVYIRNSYDFGPIKRTVRDYVNVIATRYPYWNRSLGADHFMLSCHDWGPETSKSIPYLRKNSIRVLCNANTSEGFDPIKDASFPEINLQPGLKDSFVGGPPASKRSILAFFAGGNHGPIRPILLEHWENKDEDIQVHKYLPKGVSYYGMLRNSKFCLCPSGYEVASPRVVEAIYTGCVPVLISEHYVPPFSDVLNWKMFSVNVSVKEIPNLKDILTSISPRQYIRMQKRVGQIRRHFEVHSPPKRYDVFHMILHSVWLRRLNFRVHDDINDFLSGNN